Proteins encoded within one genomic window of Companilactobacillus sp.:
- the rpoC gene encoding DNA-directed RNA polymerase subunit beta', producing MIDVNKFESMQIGLASPDKIRSWSYGEVKKPETINYRTLKPEKDGLFDERIFGPTKDWECACGKYKRIRYKGIVCDRCGVEVTRSKVRRERMAHIELAAPVTHIWYFKGIPSRMGLVLDMSPRNLEEVIYFASYVVIDPGDTDLEKKQLLTESEYRKKREEFGNKFVAKMGAEGIRELLSQVDMEEEVKDLREVLKTAQGQKRTRAIRRLDILSAFQNSGNKPEWMVMDAIPVIPPDLRPMVQLEGGRFATSDLNDLYRRVINRNNRLKRLLDLNAPNIIVQNEKRMLQEAVDALIDNGRRGRPVTGPGNRPLKSLSHMLKGKQGRFRQNLLGKRVDYSGRSVIDVGPTLKFYQCGLPREMALELFKPFVMHELVKREIASNVKNARRKIDRQDDDIWDVLEDVIKERPVLLNRAPTLHRLGIQAFEPVLVDGKSIRLHPLACEAYNADFDGDQMAVHVPLSDEAQAEARMLMLAAHHILAPKDGKPIVTPSQDVVLGNYYLTIETRHMDGEGKIFKDINEVKMALLNGQVHYHTRIGISVASMPNKPFREDQRDKVMITSVGKVIFNEILPEDFPYLNEPTDDNLINGVPDKYFLEKGQNIEDRLDEMELIDPLKSSYLSDIIAQIFKVYRVQRTSELLDDMKQLGYTICTYSGLTVGVTDVPNLTEKPEIIEKAHKQVASISKQFRRGLITDQERHDRVISVWNETKDDIQQKLIDSFDPTNPISMMSDSGARGNISNFTQLAGMRGLMAAPNGGMMEIPVISNFREGLSVLEMFMSTHGARKGMTDTALKTANSGYLTRRLVDVAQDVIVREEDCGTDRGLEVSAITEGTDMIEPLFDRLVGRYTQKTVKDPSTGEVIVPRGVLMDEDMAQKIVDAGVQTVTIRSAFTCNTKHGVCKKCYGRNLATGEEVEIGEAVGTVAAQSIGEPGTQLTMRNFHTGGVAGGDDITQGLPRVQEIVEARNPKGLAVISEVDGTITAIDENPAEHTKEITVEGKIDSRTYSVPYTSSVAVAEGDVITRGSKLTQGSIDPKELIKITNVQTTENYLLAEVQRVYRMQGVDISDKHFEVMIRQMLRKIRVLDPGDTDVLPGELMDISQFTDHNRDTLIKGGVPATGRPVLLGITKASLETNSFLSAASFQETTRVLTDASIRGKNDPLLGLKENVIIGKLIPAGTGMAKYNHMEPKKTGPMAANSLNGAYTISDIEEQMKAEDAKKQEEKNK from the coding sequence TTGATAGACGTTAATAAATTTGAAAGTATGCAAATTGGTTTGGCTTCTCCAGATAAGATCCGCAGTTGGTCTTATGGTGAAGTTAAGAAACCCGAAACAATCAACTACCGTACTTTGAAGCCAGAAAAAGATGGTCTATTCGATGAAAGAATTTTTGGACCAACTAAAGACTGGGAATGTGCCTGTGGTAAGTACAAACGTATCCGCTATAAGGGTATTGTTTGTGATCGCTGTGGTGTTGAAGTTACTCGTTCAAAAGTTCGCCGTGAAAGAATGGCACACATTGAATTAGCAGCTCCTGTTACACATATCTGGTACTTCAAGGGTATTCCATCACGTATGGGACTAGTTTTGGACATGAGCCCAAGAAACCTTGAAGAAGTAATCTACTTTGCTTCATACGTAGTTATTGATCCAGGTGATACAGACCTAGAAAAGAAACAATTACTAACTGAATCTGAATACCGTAAGAAGCGTGAAGAATTTGGCAACAAGTTTGTTGCCAAGATGGGTGCTGAAGGTATCAGAGAACTTCTTAGTCAAGTTGACATGGAAGAAGAAGTTAAAGATCTTCGTGAAGTCTTAAAGACTGCTCAAGGTCAAAAACGTACACGTGCAATCAGACGATTAGATATTTTGAGTGCTTTCCAAAATTCTGGTAACAAACCAGAATGGATGGTAATGGATGCTATTCCAGTTATCCCACCAGATCTTCGTCCAATGGTTCAACTTGAAGGTGGCCGTTTTGCCACTTCCGATTTGAACGATTTGTACCGTCGTGTAATTAACAGAAACAACCGTTTGAAGAGATTGTTGGACTTAAATGCTCCTAATATCATCGTTCAAAATGAAAAGAGAATGCTTCAAGAAGCTGTTGATGCTTTGATCGATAACGGTCGTCGTGGACGTCCTGTTACTGGTCCTGGTAACAGACCATTGAAGTCACTCTCACATATGCTTAAAGGTAAGCAAGGACGTTTCCGTCAGAACTTACTTGGTAAGCGTGTTGACTATTCAGGTCGTTCTGTTATCGATGTTGGTCCTACATTGAAGTTCTATCAATGTGGACTTCCTCGTGAAATGGCTTTGGAATTATTCAAACCATTCGTAATGCATGAATTAGTTAAAAGAGAAATTGCTTCTAACGTTAAAAATGCTAGAAGAAAAATTGATCGTCAAGATGATGACATTTGGGATGTTCTTGAAGATGTAATCAAAGAACGTCCAGTATTGCTTAACCGTGCCCCTACGCTTCATAGACTTGGTATCCAAGCTTTTGAACCTGTATTGGTTGATGGTAAGTCAATTCGTCTACATCCACTTGCTTGTGAAGCTTATAATGCCGATTTTGATGGTGATCAGATGGCTGTCCATGTGCCACTATCAGACGAAGCTCAAGCTGAAGCACGTATGTTGATGCTTGCTGCTCACCATATCCTTGCTCCTAAAGATGGTAAACCTATCGTTACACCATCACAGGACGTTGTTTTAGGTAACTATTATCTAACAATTGAAACAAGACATATGGATGGCGAAGGTAAGATCTTCAAAGATATCAATGAAGTTAAGATGGCCTTGTTGAACGGACAAGTTCACTACCATACAAGAATTGGTATCTCGGTTGCATCAATGCCTAATAAGCCATTTAGAGAAGATCAACGTGATAAGGTTATGATCACCAGTGTTGGTAAAGTAATCTTTAACGAAATTCTTCCTGAAGACTTCCCATACTTGAATGAACCTACTGATGATAATCTTATCAATGGTGTTCCTGACAAGTACTTCCTTGAAAAAGGTCAAAACATTGAAGACCGTTTGGATGAAATGGAACTTATTGACCCACTTAAGAGTAGTTATTTAAGTGACATCATTGCCCAAATCTTCAAAGTTTACCGTGTTCAAAGAACATCAGAATTACTTGATGATATGAAACAATTAGGTTACACAATCTGTACATATTCTGGATTAACAGTTGGTGTTACAGATGTTCCTAACTTGACTGAAAAACCAGAAATCATTGAAAAGGCCCACAAACAAGTTGCTTCAATTTCAAAACAATTCCGTCGTGGACTTATCACTGACCAAGAACGTCATGATCGTGTTATTAGTGTTTGGAACGAAACAAAGGACGATATTCAACAAAAGCTTATCGACTCATTTGATCCAACAAACCCTATCTCAATGATGTCTGACTCTGGTGCCCGTGGTAATATCTCAAACTTTACACAGCTTGCCGGTATGCGTGGACTTATGGCTGCCCCTAACGGTGGTATGATGGAAATCCCTGTTATTTCTAACTTCCGTGAAGGACTATCTGTTTTGGAAATGTTCATGTCAACTCACGGTGCTCGTAAAGGTATGACCGATACAGCCTTGAAGACAGCCAACTCAGGTTACTTAACTCGTCGTCTAGTTGATGTTGCTCAAGATGTTATCGTACGTGAAGAAGATTGTGGTACTGATCGTGGACTTGAAGTAAGTGCTATTACTGAAGGTACAGATATGATCGAACCATTATTTGACCGTTTAGTAGGACGTTATACACAAAAGACAGTTAAAGATCCTTCAACTGGTGAAGTAATTGTCCCTCGTGGAGTCCTAATGGATGAAGACATGGCTCAAAAGATCGTTGATGCCGGTGTTCAAACAGTTACTATTCGTTCAGCATTTACATGTAACACAAAACACGGTGTATGTAAGAAATGTTACGGCCGTAACCTTGCTACTGGTGAAGAAGTTGAAATTGGTGAAGCAGTCGGTACTGTTGCTGCTCAATCAATCGGTGAACCAGGTACACAGCTAACAATGCGTAACTTCCATACTGGTGGTGTTGCTGGTGGCGATGATATTACACAAGGTCTTCCTCGTGTTCAAGAAATCGTTGAAGCAAGAAATCCTAAAGGTCTTGCAGTTATTTCAGAAGTTGACGGTACAATTACTGCCATCGATGAAAACCCTGCAGAACATACTAAGGAAATTACCGTTGAAGGTAAGATCGATTCAAGAACTTACAGTGTTCCTTATACATCAAGTGTTGCTGTTGCCGAAGGTGACGTCATCACTCGTGGTTCTAAGTTGACACAAGGTTCAATCGATCCTAAGGAATTAATCAAGATCACAAACGTTCAAACAACAGAAAATTATCTACTTGCAGAAGTTCAAAGAGTTTACCGTATGCAAGGTGTTGATATTTCTGATAAGCATTTCGAGGTTATGATCAGACAAATGCTTCGTAAGATCCGTGTTCTTGATCCAGGTGATACAGATGTATTGCCAGGTGAATTAATGGATATCTCTCAATTCACAGATCACAACCGTGATACTTTGATCAAGGGTGGAGTTCCTGCTACAGGACGTCCAGTATTGCTTGGTATTACTAAAGCCTCACTTGAAACAAACAGTTTCTTGTCTGCTGCTTCATTCCAGGAAACAACTAGAGTTCTTACTGACGCATCAATTCGTGGTAAGAATGATCCACTTCTTGGACTTAAAGAGAATGTTATTATTGGTAAACTTATCCCTGCAGGTACTGGTATGGCTAAGTACAACCACATGGAACCTAAGAAGACAGGTCCTATGGCAGCAAACTCTTTAAACGGAGCCTACACAATTTCTGACATCGAAGAGCAAATGAAAGCTGAAGATGCTAAGAAGCAAGAAGAAAAAAATAAATAA
- a CDS encoding alpha/beta hydrolase — MLEKETLEYQGNKFGLDAYWLDIIKDYDKEVKHPLAIIIPGGAFKFHTDRESQPIAMKFAAAGIHSLVFHYQLLEDNKSVYPLALQELATTLNWVQTQAQSKQIDLDKILLIGFSAGGQIVANFNSLMTNAKTKQQIFDHEISVMPAANIMGYSVVDMTLGWPKEISDVEKISPDKLFWKAQDTLTANGKPCFIWQTVTDGTVPVTNSLAYANKLEELNIPFEMHLFSSGPHGLSLATYQTQAPGGTDKLNRQASKWWGLCLNWLAQIGIIPEN; from the coding sequence ATGTTAGAAAAAGAAACGCTTGAATATCAGGGAAACAAGTTTGGCCTAGATGCTTATTGGCTTGATATCATCAAAGATTACGACAAAGAAGTTAAACATCCGTTGGCAATTATTATTCCTGGCGGTGCATTCAAATTCCATACTGACCGTGAATCTCAACCAATCGCAATGAAATTTGCAGCCGCTGGAATTCATTCGCTAGTATTTCATTACCAATTGCTAGAAGATAATAAGTCAGTTTATCCTTTAGCACTTCAAGAATTAGCAACAACGTTGAACTGGGTTCAAACTCAGGCTCAATCTAAACAAATTGATTTGGACAAAATCTTATTGATTGGATTCTCTGCCGGAGGACAAATCGTTGCCAACTTCAATTCGCTTATGACCAATGCCAAGACTAAGCAACAAATTTTTGATCATGAAATCTCAGTAATGCCTGCGGCTAATATCATGGGATATTCAGTTGTCGATATGACTTTAGGTTGGCCTAAAGAAATCTCAGATGTTGAAAAAATCAGTCCAGATAAACTATTTTGGAAAGCACAAGACACACTAACAGCCAATGGCAAGCCTTGTTTCATCTGGCAAACTGTGACCGATGGAACGGTTCCAGTAACTAATTCGTTAGCTTATGCGAATAAATTGGAAGAATTAAATATTCCGTTTGAGATGCATCTATTTTCTAGTGGCCCCCACGGATTGTCATTAGCCACTTATCAAACACAAGCACCAGGTGGAACCGATAAATTAAATCGTCAAGCATCTAAATGGTGGGGACTATGCCTTAATTGGTTAGCCCAAATTGGAATAATTCCGGAAAACTAA
- a CDS encoding prepilin peptidase produces MQLLLYITIFFSGACLVSFLNVVGSEDLDQLFSLRRSHCDFCQKQLSLINIIPILSYLKQFGKSNCCNNPISLIYPLTETLGGIFLLLFYILKNDFWFILPIFATLILLAFSDYYKGYIYPYYYLLLLPAFIMHITHLYYLQALIFLILLKIFQMLVNGIGSGDIDVLVMVCLLFGIPFAIKALLFACIFCLVVFSINQKRSFRFIPYLTVSIGVNYLIFDLKIFSFPELFQFGLTN; encoded by the coding sequence ATGCAATTACTGCTGTACATAACAATCTTCTTTTCAGGTGCTTGTCTAGTTTCGTTTTTGAACGTAGTCGGAAGTGAGGACCTTGACCAACTCTTTAGTTTACGCAGATCCCACTGCGATTTTTGTCAAAAACAATTATCGTTGATAAATATCATTCCTATTTTAAGCTATTTAAAACAATTTGGTAAGAGCAATTGCTGCAATAATCCAATTTCCTTGATATATCCTCTAACTGAGACATTGGGAGGGATATTTTTACTTTTGTTCTATATTTTGAAAAACGATTTTTGGTTTATCTTACCAATTTTCGCCACATTGATCTTGTTGGCTTTTTCAGATTATTACAAGGGCTACATCTACCCGTATTATTATTTATTGCTATTACCTGCTTTTATCATGCACATCACACATTTATATTATCTACAAGCATTGATATTTTTAATACTACTCAAAATTTTTCAAATGCTAGTCAACGGAATCGGCTCCGGAGATATCGATGTTCTAGTGATGGTCTGCTTATTGTTTGGAATTCCATTTGCTATTAAAGCGTTGCTATTTGCATGCATCTTTTGCTTAGTTGTTTTTTCAATCAATCAAAAAAGATCATTTAGATTCATCCCCTATTTAACAGTTTCAATAGGAGTAAACTATCTGATCTTTGATTTAAAAATATTTAGTTTTCCGGAATTATTCCAATTTGGGCTAACCAATTAA
- the rpsG gene encoding 30S ribosomal protein S7 gives MPRKGSAPKRDVLPDPMYNSKLVTRLINHLMYDGKRGTASTILYRAFDIIKDKTGNEPLDVFEEAMNNVMPVLEVKARRIGGSNYQIPIEVRPDRRTTLGLRWIVSYARLRGEHTMDERLANEIMDAANNTGAAVKKREDTHKMADANRAFAHYRW, from the coding sequence ATGCCAAGAAAAGGTAGCGCTCCAAAACGTGACGTTTTGCCTGACCCAATGTACAACTCAAAATTAGTAACACGCTTGATCAACCATTTGATGTATGACGGTAAAAGAGGTACAGCCTCAACAATTCTTTACCGCGCATTTGACATCATCAAAGATAAGACTGGTAACGAACCATTGGATGTCTTCGAAGAAGCCATGAACAATGTTATGCCAGTTCTAGAAGTTAAGGCTCGCCGTATTGGTGGTTCTAACTACCAAATTCCTATTGAAGTACGTCCAGACCGTCGTACAACATTAGGTTTACGCTGGATCGTAAGTTATGCTCGTTTACGTGGTGAACACACAATGGACGAAAGATTAGCAAACGAAATCATGGATGCAGCTAACAATACTGGTGCTGCAGTTAAGAAACGTGAAGACACTCATAAGATGGCTGATGCCAACCGTGCCTTTGCTCATTATCGTTGGTAG
- the rpoB gene encoding DNA-directed RNA polymerase subunit beta produces MTFHNVNYGAHRVRRSYAKIKEVLPLPNLIDIQKNSYNWFLDEGLKDMFDDVMPIDDFAGNLSLEYVDYKLLEPKYTVEEARQHDANYSAPLHVTLKLTNHETGEIKTQDVFFGDFPIMTDQGTFIINGAERVIVSQLVRSPGIYYNTDTDKNGRVSWGTTVIPNRGAWLEYETDAKGLGYVRIDRTRKLLITELVRALGFGSDAEILDIFGENDTLNLTLEKDVHKDTSDSRVEEALKDIYERLRPGEPKTADSSRSLLYARFFDPRRYDLAPVGRYKINKKLNLKTRLLNQTLAETLADPDTGEVVLAKDTVIDRDAMSKLSPFLDRDDFKTVTVQPSDEGAQTDPVTLQIIKIYSKEDNEKVVNIIGNGHIDEHNRTIQVADILAGLNYFLNLKEGIGSTDDIDHLGNRRIRSVGELLQNQFRIGLSRMERVVRERMSIQDSSTVTPQQLINIRPVVASIKEFFGSSQLSQFMDQTNPLGELEHKRRLSALGPGGLTRDRAGYEVRDVHYTHYGRMCPIETPEGPNIGLINNLASYAIVNKYGFIETPYRRVSWDTHKVTDKIDYLTADEEDNYIVAQANTKLTDDGAFAEPTILARHKDDNIETTAEKVDYMDVSPRQVVSVATACIPFLENDDSNRALMGANMQRQAVPLINPHAPLVGTSMEYIAAHDSGAALLADHAGTVQYVDAKKVTIERDDDGTIDEYKVTKFRRSNNGKSYNQRPIVRKGEKVKAGDIICDGPAMEGGELALGQNPLIAFMTWNMYNYEDAIVLSEKLVREDAYTSIHIEEYESEARDTKLGPEEITREIPNVGEESLKDLDEFGVIRIGAEVRDGDILVGKVTPKGVTELSAEERLLHAIFGEKAREVRDTSLRVPHGGGGIIQDVKVFTREAGDELNPGVNMMVRVYITQKRKIQVGDKMSGRHGNKGTVSIVVPEEDMPYMPDGTPVDILLNPMGVPSRMNIGQVLDLHLGMAARKLGIHVATPVFDGVSNEELWDIVKEADMDSDGKSILYDGRTGEPFKNRVAVGVMYYLKLAHMVDDKLHARSIGPYSLVTQQPLGGKAQFGGQRFGEMEVWALEAYGAAYTLQEILTYKSDDIVGRVKTYEAIVKGESIPKPGVPESFRVLVKELQALGLDMKVLDNDQKEIELRDMDEDDDTVSIDALSKFAKQQEQKRAEEEAKKLEAEDNNSSVQSNNSQGTKSE; encoded by the coding sequence ATAATGACTGACCAAGGTACTTTCATTATTAATGGTGCTGAACGTGTTATCGTTTCTCAATTAGTTCGTTCTCCTGGTATCTACTACAATACTGATACTGATAAGAACGGCCGTGTAAGTTGGGGAACTACTGTTATTCCTAACCGTGGTGCATGGTTGGAATATGAAACAGATGCTAAAGGATTAGGATATGTCAGAATTGATAGAACTAGAAAACTTTTGATCACAGAACTTGTTCGTGCTCTTGGTTTTGGTTCAGATGCTGAGATTCTTGATATTTTTGGCGAAAATGATACTTTGAACCTCACTCTTGAAAAAGATGTACATAAAGATACTTCTGATTCACGTGTTGAAGAAGCTTTAAAGGATATCTATGAAAGACTTCGTCCTGGTGAACCTAAGACTGCTGACAGTTCTCGTTCATTGCTATATGCTAGATTCTTCGATCCACGTAGATATGACTTGGCTCCAGTTGGTCGTTACAAGATCAACAAGAAGCTAAACTTAAAGACACGTCTATTGAATCAAACATTGGCTGAAACATTGGCTGACCCTGATACAGGTGAAGTTGTTTTAGCTAAAGATACAGTTATCGACCGTGATGCAATGAGCAAATTGAGCCCATTCTTAGATCGTGACGATTTCAAGACAGTTACTGTTCAACCTTCTGATGAGGGTGCTCAAACAGATCCTGTTACACTTCAAATCATCAAGATCTACTCAAAAGAAGATAACGAAAAAGTTGTTAATATCATCGGAAACGGTCATATTGACGAACACAATCGTACAATCCAAGTTGCTGATATCTTAGCTGGCTTGAACTACTTCTTGAACTTAAAAGAAGGTATCGGTTCAACAGATGATATTGATCACTTGGGTAACCGTCGTATTCGTTCAGTCGGTGAATTACTTCAAAACCAATTTAGAATTGGTTTGTCACGTATGGAACGTGTTGTACGTGAAAGAATGTCAATTCAAGACTCATCAACTGTTACACCTCAACAATTGATCAACATTCGTCCAGTTGTAGCTTCAATCAAGGAATTCTTTGGTTCATCACAACTTTCACAGTTCATGGATCAGACTAACCCACTTGGTGAGCTAGAACACAAGCGCCGTCTATCAGCCCTTGGACCTGGTGGTTTAACTCGTGACCGTGCCGGATATGAAGTTCGTGACGTTCACTATACTCACTATGGTCGTATGTGCCCAATTGAAACTCCTGAAGGTCCTAATATTGGACTTATTAACAACTTGGCTTCATACGCTATTGTTAATAAATATGGATTTATTGAAACTCCATATCGTCGTGTTTCATGGGATACGCATAAAGTTACTGATAAGATCGATTACTTAACAGCTGATGAAGAAGATAACTATATCGTTGCTCAGGCTAATACTAAGTTGACTGACGATGGTGCCTTTGCTGAACCAACAATTTTGGCTCGTCACAAGGATGACAACATTGAAACAACTGCTGAAAAAGTCGATTACATGGACGTTTCACCTCGTCAGGTAGTTTCAGTTGCAACAGCATGTATTCCTTTCTTGGAAAATGATGACTCGAACCGTGCCTTGATGGGTGCTAACATGCAACGTCAAGCTGTTCCTTTGATCAATCCACATGCACCACTTGTTGGTACAAGTATGGAATATATTGCTGCTCATGATTCTGGTGCTGCACTTCTTGCAGATCATGCCGGAACCGTGCAATATGTTGATGCTAAAAAAGTTACTATCGAACGTGACGATGACGGCACGATCGATGAATATAAAGTTACAAAATTCCGTCGTTCAAATAATGGTAAATCATACAACCAAAGACCAATCGTTCGTAAGGGCGAAAAAGTTAAGGCTGGAGATATCATTTGTGATGGTCCTGCCATGGAAGGTGGAGAATTGGCTTTAGGTCAAAACCCACTTATCGCTTTCATGACTTGGAACATGTATAACTACGAAGATGCTATCGTTCTTTCAGAAAAATTAGTTCGTGAAGATGCTTATACTTCAATTCATATTGAAGAATATGAATCAGAAGCACGTGATACTAAACTTGGACCTGAGGAAATCACTCGTGAAATTCCTAACGTCGGTGAAGAGTCACTTAAAGATCTTGATGAATTCGGTGTTATTCGTATTGGTGCCGAAGTACGTGACGGCGATATCTTAGTTGGTAAGGTAACTCCTAAAGGTGTTACTGAATTATCTGCTGAGGAACGTCTACTGCACGCTATTTTCGGTGAAAAAGCTCGTGAAGTTCGTGATACATCACTCCGTGTACCTCACGGTGGTGGCGGTATTATCCAAGACGTTAAGGTATTTACACGTGAAGCTGGCGATGAATTGAACCCTGGTGTAAACATGATGGTTCGTGTCTACATCACTCAAAAACGTAAGATTCAAGTTGGTGACAAGATGTCTGGTCGTCATGGTAACAAGGGTACTGTTTCAATCGTTGTCCCTGAAGAAGATATGCCATACATGCCAGACGGTACTCCAGTTGATATCCTATTGAACCCAATGGGTGTTCCATCCCGTATGAATATCGGACAAGTTCTTGATCTTCATTTAGGAATGGCTGCTAGAAAACTTGGTATTCACGTTGCCACACCTGTTTTCGATGGTGTAAGTAATGAAGAACTTTGGGACATCGTTAAAGAAGCTGATATGGATTCTGATGGTAAGTCAATTCTTTATGATGGACGTACAGGTGAACCATTCAAGAACCGTGTTGCTGTTGGTGTCATGTACTACTTGAAACTAGCTCACATGGTTGATGATAAGTTACATGCTCGTTCAATCGGACCTTACTCATTAGTTACTCAACAACCACTTGGTGGTAAAGCTCAATTCGGTGGACAGAGATTTGGTGAAATGGAAGTTTGGGCTCTTGAAGCTTATGGTGCCGCTTATACACTTCAAGAAATCTTGACATACAAGTCTGATGATATTGTTGGACGTGTTAAGACTTATGAAGCAATCGTTAAGGGCGAAAGTATTCCTAAGCCTGGTGTTCCTGAATCATTCCGTGTTCTTGTCAAAGAATTGCAAGCTCTTGGACTTGATATGAAAGTTCTAGATAACGATCAAAAAGAAATCGAACTTAGAGATATGGATGAAGACGACGATACAGTAAGCATCGACGCTCTATCTAAATTTGCTAAGCAACAAGAACAAAAACGTGCTGAAGAAGAAGCTAAGAAGTTAGAAGCAGAGGATAACAACTCATCTGTTCAATCTAACAATTCGCAAGGTACAAAATCAGAATAA
- the rpsL gene encoding 30S ribosomal protein S12, whose protein sequence is MPTINQLVRKGRKSQTSKSDAPALNYGYNSMKKIATKNPAPQKRGVATRVGTMTPKKPNSALRKYARVRLSNLIEVTAYIPGIGHNLQEHSVVLVRGGRVKDLPGVRYHVVRGALDTAGVDGRMQSRSKYGAKKPKK, encoded by the coding sequence ATGCCTACAATTAACCAATTAGTACGTAAAGGCCGTAAGTCACAAACTTCAAAGTCTGATGCACCTGCATTGAACTACGGCTACAACAGTATGAAGAAAATTGCTACAAAGAACCCAGCACCACAAAAACGTGGTGTTGCAACTCGTGTCGGAACAATGACACCTAAGAAACCTAACTCAGCTTTACGTAAGTATGCCCGTGTTAGATTATCAAACCTTATCGAAGTAACAGCATATATTCCTGGTATCGGACACAACTTGCAAGAGCATAGTGTTGTTCTTGTCCGTGGTGGTCGTGTAAAGGATCTACCTGGTGTTCGTTATCACGTTGTTCGTGGTGCTCTTGATACAGCCGGTGTTGATGGACGTATGCAAAGCCGTTCAAAATACGGTGCTAAGAAACCTAAGAAATAA